A portion of the Melitaea cinxia chromosome 1, ilMelCinx1.1, whole genome shotgun sequence genome contains these proteins:
- the LOC123656358 gene encoding ras-related protein Rap-2c — protein MREFKVVVLGSGGVGKSALTVQFVSGCFMEKYDPTIEDFYRKEIEVDNSPCVLEILDTAGTEQFASMRDLYIKNGQGFVVVYSLTNHQTFQDIKPMKELITRVKGSERVPILLVGNKADLEHQREVSQAEGSALAQMWGCPFVEASAKSRTNVNEMFAEIVREMNVSPEKEKKPYCCCTVL, from the coding sequence ATGCGCGAATTCAAAGTCGTCGTGCTTGGCTCGGGTGGGGTCGGGAAGAGTGCTTTGACCGTTCAGTTTGTGTCTGGATGTTTCATGGAAAAATATGATCCTACCATAGAAGATTTCTATAGGAAAGAAATTGAAGTGGATAATTCTCCGTGCGTTTTAGAAATATTGGATACCGCCGGCACAGAACAATTCGCATCCATGCGAGATTTGTATATAAAGAATGGCCAAGGATTTGTAGTTGTATATTCATTAACAAACCATCAGACTTTCCAAGATATCAAGCCAATGAAGGAATTGATTACACGCGTCAAGGGATCGGAACGTGTGCCCATCCTGCTAGTGGGAAACAAGGCCGACTTGGAACATCAACGCGAGGTTTCACAGGCTGAGGGCTCAGCGCTCGCCCAGATGTGGGGCTGCCCGTTTGTGGAAGCATCGGCGAAGAGCCGTACCAACGTCAACGAAATGTTCGCCGAAATAGTGCGTGAAATGAACGTTAGTCCTGAAAAGGAAAAGAAACCTTATTGTTGTTGTACAGTGctttaa
- the LOC123656346 gene encoding uncharacterized protein LOC123656346 translates to MAQCNSHENLSDDEIFFGKLSLKEVKKRLLPDNHRQTIMFVFICFLRLIIMVYITLLIIRIKNRLIILLTYLRCGTETVRVSDDESVSIIETHSEPDMYSVRDTITSLDYSNASFASRASMGWDIKSADDSFLKIEEMVTELCISPNKNKKEELDNTLEVVEFILNNAPLHDNRNNKTVPNVNEKGTDEIVSKVTDSLKNCSEVKNENVKTINTANVDTINCSKSWTEESNEIVGTVNTTNIDTRVIICTQSGTEVINENVQTSNTNNVDSNSHIKIETSHETSPKTPSNLKKHIQNYKIKGISTPLTEIKQTKDVFKTPKNPIPKKNQTPSSKKTPGKTNAFQHITSPVASYIKKCPQVPLLRDVHPTKPLPGTSSIPKFIKKANGDKGKENTTLLPSIAYRSAKKTKMITIPDKEKLPQSPWAKKIASSLPKPIVITHDHREVTSVKKPVFNHQEDSFANLSLHQADVSVCTQKSAVSK, encoded by the exons atggcCCAGTGCAACTCACACGAAAATCTCAgtgatgatgaaatattttttggaaaattATCACTAAAAGAAGTGAAAAAACGTCTTTTGCCTGATAATCACCGTCAAACTATTATGttcgtatttatttgtttcttaagATTGATTATCATGGTGTATATTACTTTGTTAATAATTCGAAttaaaaaccgtttaataatattgttaacttATTTAAGGTGCGGTACTGAAACTGTTAGAGTTTCGGATGACGAAAGCGTTAGTATAATTGAAACTCATTCAGAGCCGGATATGTATTCTGTGAGAGACACAATCACATCTCTCGATTACTCTAATGCTAGTTTTGCTTCAAGGGCTTCTATGGGATGGGACATTAAATCCGCAGATGATagctttttaaaaattgaaGAAATGGTAACTGAGTTGTGTATTtccccaaataaaaataaaaaggaggAATTAGACAATACTTTAGAAGtagttgaatttattttgaataatgcACCTTTACATGACAATAGAAATAACAAAACTGTTCCAAATGTAAATGAAAAAGGCACAGATGAAATTGTTTCCAAAGTTACTGATAGTTTGAAAAATTGCTCAGaagtaaaaaatgaaaacgTGAAAACCATAAATACAGCAAATGTGGATACTATTAATTGTTCAAAAAGTTGGACAGAAGAAAGTAATGAAATTGTGGGAACTGTAAATACAACAAATATTGACACAAGAGTTATTATCTGTACACAAAGTGGCACAGAAGTGATAAATGAAAATGTGCAAACTTcaaatacaaacaatgttgatAGTAATTCCCACATCAAAATTGAAACATCTCATGAAACATCACCAAAAACACCCTCAAATTTGAAGAAacatattcaaaattataaaattaaaggtatATCAACTCCATTGACTGAAATTAAACAAACTAAAGATGTTTTTAAGACTCCTAAAAATCCCATACCTAAAAAGAATCAAACACCATCTTCAAAGAAAACACCAGGCAAAACAAATGCTTTTCAACACATAACCAGCCCTGTAgcatcttatataaaaaaatgtccgCAAGTTCCGTTATTGAGAGATGTACACCCAACAAAGCCTCTTCCTGGTACCTCATCTATTCCTAAGTTTATAAAAAAGGCAAATGGTGACAAGGGGAAAGAAAATACTACCCTACTTCCTTCAATTGCTTATAGAAGTGCTAAGAAAACAAAAATG ataacaatACCAGATAAGGAAAAACTACCACAAAGTCCATGGGCTAAGAAGATAGCTTCTTCACTGCCAAAACCTATTGTTATTACACATGATCATAGAGAAGTTACTTCTGTGAAAAAGCCAGTATTCAATCACCAAGAGGACAGTTTTGCCAATCTTTCACTTCACCAAGCTGATGTATCTGTTTGTACTCAAAAATCTGCAGTAtctaaataa
- the LOC123656334 gene encoding phospholipid scramblase 1 yields MENMSHKQTPYSPNFPQSQGYGPPAEMNKSNEDYPMQPQGGYPGPPSGPALPPGAQPLPGMHSGFQPGFQPGFQPGFQPGYAPGYPHPQGGYPAPVVQQPAPQGPGGWMTIPQGLSNCPPGLEYLSMIDQLLVHQKVELLEAFVGFETNNKYTIKNSLGQKVYYAVEDNDCCTRNCCGPMRPFDMKIMDNFRNEVINLHRPLACDTCWCPCWLQSMEVSSPPGTVIGSIEQQWSICKPCYVIKNAAGDVVLRIKGPVCTFSICGDVEFHVYSKDGETKVGKITKNWSGLAREMFTDSDYFGITFPMDLDVRIKAVLLGACFLIDFMFFEKSGNNERDGIGML; encoded by the exons ATGG aaaacatGTCACACAAGCAAACTCCATATAGTCCAAACTTCCCTCAAAGTCAAGGTTATGGTCCACCTGCAGAAATGAATAAAAGCAATGAAGATTATCCGATGCAACCACAGGGAGGCTATCCAGGACCTCCTTCTGGACCGGCGCTCCCACCTGGTGCTCAGCCCTTACCTGGAATGCACTCTGGATTTCAACCCGGCTTTCAACCTGGGTTCCAGCCTGGCTTTCAACCTGGATATGCTCCTGGATACCCGCACCCTCAGGGCGGCTATCCAGCACCAGTGGTACAACAGCCTGCTCCCCAAGGTCCAG GAGGCTGGATGACCATTCCGCAAGGACTTTCGAACTGTCCGCCAGGCTTGGAATACCTATCTATGATTGATCAACTACTCGTTCACCAGAAGGTAGAACTGCTCGAAGCTTTCGTTGGTTTCGAGACGAACAACAAGTATACTATTAAGAATTCTCTTGGCCAGAAGGTCTACTACGCTGTGGAAGATAACGATTGCTGCACCAGGAACTGTTGCGGACCAATGCGTCCCTTCGACATGAAGATCATGGATAATTTTCGTAATGAG GTTATCAATTTGCACCGTCCTCTAGCATGTGACACTTGTTGGTGTCCATGCTGGCTGCAAAGTATGGAGGTATCTTCCCCTCCTGGCACCGTCATCGGCTCCATCGAACAACAGTGGTCGATATGTAAGCCCTGTTATGTGATCAAGAATGCAGCGGGCGATGTGGTTCTACGCATCAAGGGACCTGTTTGTACGTTTTCTATCTGCGGTGATGTGGAATTTCAT GTGTATTCGAAGGACGGTGAAACCAAGGTTGGTAAAATAACGAAAAATTGGTCTGGTCTAGCTCGGGAAATGTTCACAGACAGCGATTACTTCGGAATAACTTTCCCGATGGATTTGGATGTCAGGATAAAAGCAGTTCTACTTGGAGCGTGTTTCTTAATT GATTTCATGTTCTTTGAAAAATCTGGAAACAATGAACGAGATGGGATTGGTATGCTATAA